The Allocatelliglobosispora scoriae genome contains a region encoding:
- the rplE gene encoding 50S ribosomal protein L5 yields MSTATETKTLPRLKEKYRNEIVGQLREQFGYANPMQVPGLVKIVVNMGVGEAARDAKKIDGAVRDITAITGQKPQIRRATKSIAQFKLREGMPIGVKVTLRGDRMWEFLDRLLSIALPRIRDFRGLDARKLDGHGNYTFGLTEQSVFHEIDQDKIDSVRGMDITLVTTAPTDNEGRALLKLLGFPFKEN; encoded by the coding sequence ATGTCGACGGCCACCGAAACGAAGACGCTTCCGCGTCTCAAGGAGAAGTACCGCAACGAGATCGTGGGCCAGCTGCGCGAGCAGTTCGGTTACGCGAACCCGATGCAGGTGCCCGGTCTGGTGAAGATCGTCGTCAACATGGGCGTCGGCGAGGCTGCCCGGGATGCCAAGAAGATCGACGGCGCCGTCCGCGACATCACGGCCATCACCGGCCAGAAGCCGCAGATCCGTCGGGCGACCAAGTCCATCGCGCAGTTCAAGCTGCGTGAGGGCATGCCGATCGGTGTGAAGGTCACCCTTCGCGGCGACCGGATGTGGGAGTTCCTGGACCGGCTGCTCTCGATCGCGCTGCCGCGTATCCGTGACTTCCGCGGACTCGATGCCCGCAAGCTCGACGGCCACGGCAACTACACCTTCGGTCTCACCGAGCAGTCGGTCTTCCACGAGATCGATCAGGACAAGATCGATTCCGTTCGGGGCATGGACATCACCCTGGTGACGACTGCGCCGACCGACAACGAGGGCCGGGCGCTGCTGAAGCTCCTGGGCTTCCCGTTCAAGGAGAACTGA
- the rplX gene encoding 50S ribosomal protein L24, which produces MTMKIKKGDTVRVIAGKDKGREGKVISAHPKLEKVLVEGVNRIKKHTKIRTTQRGAKSGGIVTQEALIHVSNVAILEDGKPTRVGYKVDESGNKVRISRRTGKEL; this is translated from the coding sequence GTGACCATGAAGATCAAAAAAGGCGACACGGTCAGGGTCATCGCCGGCAAGGACAAAGGCCGCGAGGGTAAGGTCATTTCGGCCCACCCGAAGCTGGAGAAAGTCCTGGTTGAAGGCGTGAACCGGATCAAGAAGCACACCAAGATCCGTACCACCCAGCGGGGTGCCAAGAGCGGTGGCATCGTGACGCAGGAGGCGTTGATTCACGTCTCCAACGTGGCGATCCTCGAAGACGGTAAGCCGACCCGGGTGGGTTACAAGGTTGACGAGAGCGGCAACAAGGTCCGCATCTCGCGCCGCACCGGCAAGGAGCTGTGA
- the rplN gene encoding 50S ribosomal protein L14, producing MIQQESRLRVADNTGAREILCIRVLGGSGRRYASIGDVIVATVKDAIPGAGVKKGDVVKAVIVRTVKERRRPDGSYIRFDENAAVIIKDGGDPRGTRIFGPVGRELRDKRFMKIISLAPEVL from the coding sequence GTGATCCAGCAGGAGTCGCGACTGCGAGTCGCCGACAACACGGGTGCCCGGGAAATTCTGTGCATCCGTGTCCTCGGCGGCTCGGGTCGGCGCTACGCGAGCATCGGCGACGTCATCGTGGCCACCGTAAAGGACGCCATCCCCGGCGCCGGCGTGAAGAAGGGCGATGTCGTCAAGGCGGTCATCGTGCGCACGGTCAAGGAGCGGCGGCGTCCGGACGGCTCGTACATCCGCTTTGACGAGAACGCAGCCGTCATCATCAAGGACGGCGGGGACCCCCGTGGTACCCGTATTTTCGGCCCGGTCGGTCGTGAGCTGCGGGACAAGCGGTTCATGAAGATCATCAGCCTTGCGCCGGAGGTGCTGTGA
- the rpsQ gene encoding 30S ribosomal protein S17: MSETNENAVERNRRKVREGLVVSDKMDKTVVVAVEDRVKHPLYGKVLRRQSKLKAHDEQNACGIGDRVLLMETRPLSATKRWRVVEILEKAK, translated from the coding sequence ATGAGCGAGACCAACGAGAACGCGGTCGAGCGGAACCGGCGTAAGGTACGCGAGGGTCTGGTCGTCAGCGACAAGATGGACAAGACCGTCGTCGTGGCGGTCGAGGACCGGGTCAAGCACCCGCTCTACGGCAAGGTTCTTCGGCGCCAGAGCAAGCTCAAGGCGCACGACGAGCAGAATGCCTGCGGCATCGGCGACCGGGTGCTCCTGATGGAGACCCGTCCGCTCTCGGCCACCAAGCGGTGGCGTGTCGTGGAGATCCTCGAGAAGGCCAAGTGA
- the rpmC gene encoding 50S ribosomal protein L29, with protein sequence MAAGVKPGELRELSDEELVAKLREAKAELFNLRVQGATGQLDNNRRLPVVRRDIARIYTVMRERELGLSAAPTEVAA encoded by the coding sequence ATGGCAGCAGGCGTTAAGCCCGGCGAACTGCGTGAGCTCTCCGATGAGGAGCTGGTCGCGAAGTTGCGTGAGGCCAAGGCGGAGCTGTTCAACCTCCGCGTACAGGGTGCGACCGGGCAGCTCGACAACAACCGTCGACTGCCGGTCGTCCGGCGGGATATCGCTCGGATCTACACGGTCATGCGCGAGCGCGAGCTTGGGCTCTCGGCCGCGCCTACTGAGGTGGCGGCGTGA
- the rplP gene encoding 50S ribosomal protein L16, with protein MLMPRKPPKGFRKPHHPDRHGASKGGNRVAFGEFGIQALEPAYVTNRQIESARIAMTRHIKRGGKVWITVFPDQALTKKPAETRMGSGKGSPEWWVANVKPGRVLFEMSFPNEVVAREAMRRAIHKLPMKCRIVKREVGDM; from the coding sequence ATGCTGATGCCGCGTAAGCCCCCGAAGGGCTTCCGCAAGCCGCACCACCCCGACCGCCATGGCGCGTCGAAGGGCGGCAACCGGGTGGCGTTCGGCGAGTTCGGTATCCAGGCGCTCGAGCCGGCATATGTCACGAACCGTCAGATCGAGTCGGCGCGTATCGCGATGACTCGTCACATCAAGCGTGGTGGCAAGGTCTGGATCACGGTCTTCCCGGACCAGGCCCTGACCAAGAAGCCGGCCGAAACCCGCATGGGTTCCGGTAAGGGTTCGCCAGAGTGGTGGGTCGCAAACGTGAAGCCGGGGCGGGTGCTCTTCGAGATGTCCTTCCCGAACGAGGTTGTTGCGCGCGAAGCGATGCGCCGCGCGATTCACAAGCTGCCGATGAAGTGCCGCATCGTGAAGCGCGAAGTGGGTGATATGTGA